In Spirosoma aureum, a single genomic region encodes these proteins:
- a CDS encoding outer membrane protein assembly factor BamB family protein gives MNLVLKSFFGMLILGGTLPLCWEKQAESLQPSSNDWPTYGGNSAGNRYSPLTQINKENVKNLRLAWSYETGDNTNASQRGMDIQCQPIVVDGVLYGTSPRLKLFAVDAATGKQLWQFNPFADPDKKPRFHPVRGVVYWADGSDKRILYSVGAFLYAVNATTGKLIDSFGQNGAVDLHEGLGDKETLGYDVANFSIRSTTPGVIYKDLLITGSAVSEGGDAPPGYIRAFNVRTGKLAWVFRTIPLPGEYGYETWGKDSYKRLGGANCWAGMVIDEKRGVVYAGTGSPSVDFYGGARPGQNLFANCVIAINAQTGKRIWHYQTVHHDLWDRDLPCQPNLITVKHNGKMIDAVAQATKDGYVFVFDRDTGKPLFPVNEVPVPTSPALPGEQPWPTQPIPTKPAPFVRQELTEDEITVRTPEAHAFVLDRFKNSRHGSKYMPPSEEGSLFFGFGGGAEWGGNAADPDGILYQNANTMLWWLKMRDLRAQANGAALTRGGTLFAANCAVCHATSGKTTDASKTAQAYPDLTDVGKRLSKEQINSILSTGRGRMPSFGHLAKDDRDALVNYLLKLDAKPASASMATNDQHSSVVTTPVPEGADFPYIPPYLNNGNTQFRDQDNYPAIKPPWGTLNAIDLNTGDYLWQVPLGEFPELSKKGVPPTGTENHGGPIVTAGGLVFIAATYDEKLRAFDKKTGKIVWEYKLPAGGFATPITYMVNGKQYIAIAAGGTRYGLKPGGSYVAFALP, from the coding sequence ATGAATTTAGTGCTTAAATCCTTCTTCGGAATGCTGATTCTGGGAGGTACGTTACCCTTGTGCTGGGAAAAACAGGCAGAGAGCCTACAGCCTTCAAGTAACGACTGGCCAACCTACGGCGGAAATAGTGCAGGCAACCGATATTCTCCGTTAACCCAGATCAATAAAGAAAATGTAAAAAATCTGCGACTGGCCTGGTCGTACGAAACCGGCGATAATACCAATGCCAGTCAGCGCGGCATGGACATCCAGTGTCAGCCGATTGTGGTGGATGGTGTACTGTATGGTACGTCTCCACGGCTAAAACTGTTTGCGGTTGATGCCGCAACGGGTAAGCAGCTCTGGCAGTTTAATCCCTTTGCCGACCCCGATAAGAAGCCCCGGTTCCATCCGGTTCGGGGTGTTGTGTACTGGGCTGACGGATCGGATAAACGGATTTTATATTCCGTTGGAGCCTTTCTGTATGCCGTTAATGCAACAACGGGCAAGTTGATTGACAGTTTCGGCCAGAACGGCGCTGTCGATCTGCACGAAGGGCTTGGCGACAAGGAAACGCTGGGCTATGATGTGGCAAATTTTTCCATCCGATCCACAACACCGGGTGTCATCTACAAAGACTTACTCATAACCGGATCGGCTGTTTCGGAAGGGGGCGACGCTCCTCCGGGCTACATTCGTGCGTTCAACGTACGTACCGGCAAACTGGCCTGGGTGTTCCGCACAATTCCCTTACCCGGCGAATATGGCTATGAAACATGGGGCAAAGATTCATACAAAAGGCTAGGCGGTGCTAACTGCTGGGCCGGTATGGTCATCGATGAAAAACGAGGAGTCGTGTACGCAGGAACCGGTTCGCCTTCGGTCGATTTTTACGGCGGAGCCCGGCCTGGTCAAAACCTGTTTGCCAACTGCGTGATTGCCATCAATGCCCAGACAGGAAAACGCATCTGGCATTATCAGACCGTACATCATGATTTGTGGGACCGTGACCTCCCCTGCCAACCTAACCTCATAACGGTTAAGCACAACGGCAAAATGATCGACGCCGTAGCGCAGGCCACTAAAGATGGATACGTTTTTGTGTTCGATCGTGATACCGGGAAACCCCTTTTCCCGGTCAATGAAGTACCCGTTCCAACCTCACCCGCACTACCGGGAGAACAGCCGTGGCCTACGCAACCCATTCCGACAAAACCCGCTCCGTTTGTGCGGCAGGAATTAACCGAGGATGAGATTACGGTCCGCACTCCCGAAGCACATGCCTTTGTACTGGATCGTTTTAAAAACAGCCGACATGGGAGCAAATATATGCCACCTAGCGAAGAAGGATCGTTGTTTTTTGGCTTTGGCGGAGGAGCCGAATGGGGCGGCAATGCAGCCGATCCTGATGGAATCCTGTATCAGAATGCCAACACAATGCTCTGGTGGCTGAAAATGCGTGACCTCCGTGCACAGGCAAACGGAGCAGCTCTTACGCGGGGAGGCACATTGTTTGCGGCCAACTGTGCGGTTTGTCATGCAACAAGCGGCAAAACCACCGATGCGAGTAAAACGGCTCAGGCTTATCCTGATCTCACCGATGTGGGTAAGCGATTGTCAAAAGAGCAGATCAACAGTATTTTATCGACTGGGCGCGGGCGCATGCCCTCATTCGGCCACCTGGCCAAAGATGATCGCGATGCGCTGGTCAATTATTTGCTAAAACTGGATGCGAAACCGGCTTCAGCAAGTATGGCAACCAATGATCAGCATAGTTCGGTTGTAACGACGCCCGTTCCCGAAGGGGCTGATTTCCCTTACATTCCGCCTTATTTGAATAACGGCAACACACAGTTCCGGGATCAGGATAATTACCCAGCCATCAAACCGCCCTGGGGAACGCTCAACGCTATCGATCTAAATACGGGTGACTACCTCTGGCAGGTTCCGCTGGGCGAATTCCCTGAATTAAGCAAGAAAGGTGTTCCGCCCACGGGTACGGAAAATCACGGTGGCCCCATTGTAACGGCGGGGGGCCTGGTGTTCATAG